The Candidatus Fermentibacter sp. genomic interval GTTGGCGAAATAGAAGCCGGACATCGCCCTGGCCGCCTCGACCACCGCGGCCGAACCGCTGGCGTTGTCGTCGGCCCCCGGCGCGTTCGTGGTCGACTGCGGCGAGGTCGAGTCGAGATGCCCGCAGATGATCACTATCTTGGTCGAATCCTCGATGCCCTGGATCTCTCCGATCACGTTCTCGCAGTCGTAAGAGCCCATGTCGAAGTACTGCAGCTCGGCCGGGATCCCGTAGTCGTCGAGCCTGTCCTGGACGTACAGGGCGGCGGTGTCGTAGCTGTCGGTGCTGGAATACCGGGTGAGGTAGTCCTGCATGTCCTGGATGGTGGTCTGGAAGCTCGTCTCGTCGACGATCGACACGATGTCGGCCACGAAGTCGTCCATCCCCCCGTCGCGGGTGGGCATGTACAGCTCCACGGGCGCCCGGAGCACCGTTTCACGAAGGGGCTGCACGAGCCTTATCCCGGGCAGGGCGGGAAGGGATGCGGGGGATGTGGAGAGTTCCACGACCGTCACATCGCCGTTCTGGTAGAGCGGAGTCCCGACGCCGACGGCGGAGACGGCACCCTGTGGCGAAGCGGCATGGACGACCGCGTAGTCACGGGGATCGCGGAAGGATGGATCGAGCAGGGTCGCGAATCTGAGGTCAGCAGCGCCTTCCGGGGCGCCCGAGCATAGCGCCCAGCCGTCGGCAACGTAATAGAAGTCGAAGTCCGAGGTCCACTCCTGGGCGTACAGGTCTCCCGTTCCGGTTTCCATGACATAGAGGCCGTCCGCCGATGCGACGGCGGAAGCGGCGAGCAGGGCCAACATCAGTCTGGGCATGCATCGACTCCTGTCTATACGGGATGATTAGTGCCGACGGTGCCGGTATGATAATTCCCCGGAGCCACCTTCACAAGAAAACTACTCCGGACACGCATGAACGGTTCCCGGGCTGGCTGCCGCCCCTTCCGAGCGGATATCTTCGGGATTCCTGCAGGAAGGAGGCTTCGGTGAGCAGATTCCGGCTGGTTCCGATCGCCCTTGTTGTTCTCGCGGCAGCCTGCGGCGGCAGATCCGAGCTCCGCGTCACCAACGACCTGGGCTCCTATGACATATGCGCGGTATACGTATTCCCCGACTCGTCGCTGAAGAGGGGCCAGAACCTCCTGGAGGGCAGGATACAGCCCGGCGAGGTCGTGACTTTCGAGATGGCCCGCGGGACGTACAACGTCATCGTCGTCGACGAGGACGACGACTCGTACGACTATCCGGGCCTGCCGCTGGACGAGAACGGGCACGACCTGCTGGTCAAGCTCGAGGACTTCAACATGGGCCATGTCCACTCGGGCGACGGAACCCTCCCGATCACCATCGAGAACGGTCTCGGCTCGATCACGGTCTACTTCGCCTATGCATCGCTGACCACTTCGGGATGGGGCGAGGACATGCTTCGCACCACCGTGCTCGTGCCGGGCGAGGAACTGACGATCTGGGTGATGCCCGGAAACTGGAACGTCAGACTCGAGGACGAGTACGGCGAGGCCTACGTACTGACAGACATCGAACTGGGTGGCGGCACCGACGGTTATTCGCACGTCCTGACGATGGCGGACAGGGAGATCTGACGCCCGTCAGGACCTGTCATCCATGAAGGGGCTGCGCCGCAGGGATCCGTTCGATCCCTGCGGCGCATTCTTCTGCGGAAGGATCAGAACTGGGTCTTTATCTCCGCCCAGGTGGCCGAATTCAGCGCCGATGCGTAGTTGGCAGCGAACTCGAGAAGGTCCGTCCTGCCCCAGGGTTCGTCAGAGTCCCAGACTCCGCCGTACCACCCGTACGTGACCACTCCGTTGAACGATGTCTGGCCGCCCAGCATGGTGTTGTCATAGCCGAAGCACCAGAAGCCTCCCGCCGGGATCACGATATCGGAAGCCGATACGTCGACGACCGTGTACTCGGTGATGTCACCGGCCGAACTGCCCGAGGGTATCGCAGGGGTGAAGGGACCGTAGTACTCGGCCGACGTGGGATCGCCCGAGGGTGGGACCAGACCGGACAGGCCGGTCCAGACGACCCAGCCGTAGTTCGAGGTGGCAGGGCCGCAGCAGGGGAACCTCAGTTCCTGTATGGCGAGATCCTGACCGGTCGTGTTCTGGACCGGAACGATGAAGTACTCCGCCCATCCGGTGTTCGAGCCGACGGATGTAGGCAGCAGGCCGATCGTCCCGCCGGTGTTGTACTCGAAGTCGAACTGGGCGGAAGCGAGCCCCGCAGCAAAGAGGATCACAAGCAAGGCCTTCATGATGCATCCTTTCCCCGGGAGCAAGCCATGAGTCACTGCCGCTGATCCATCCCGGATGGTTGAAGATAGCCCGCACTCCGGCCTCCAGCAACACGGGACATCCCGGGAGGAGAGCAGGAGAATGGGTCCGGGGCGCCGCACGGTCCGCCCATCCTCATGCCGTGCCGCATCCCTCGTCATTCCATCATTCGTCATATTCCACGATCGACCCGGGAGGTTCTCTCCCGGCCGGGGCCTGTGGTCCGGGGCGCCGATGGGCTGATGGGAGGGACGCTGTGCATCTTTCATGGTTCTTCGTCGAAGGCATCGCCCATCGCTCCTATCTCCTGGGTGGTGACAGGAGCTGCGCCGTCGTGGATCCTTCGCGTGACGTCGGCATCTACACCGAGGCAGCCTCCAGGCTGGGCCTGCGCATCACTCACATCCTCGAAACGCATCTGCACGCCGACTTCATCTCGGGCCACACGGACCTGGCCGCGGCGACAGGGGCGAAGATCGTGGCTCCGGCCGCCGCCCGCTGCGGATTCGACCACGCCCCGGTCGCCGAAGGCGACACCGTTCAGATCGACAGGCTCAGGATCTCCGTGCTCGACACCCCCGGCCACACGCCCGAGCATGTCTCCTACGTCGTCACCGACCTGTCCAGGGGTGGGGAACCCTCGGCGGTCTTCACCGGCGACACCATCTTCGCAGGCGACACGGGGCGTCCCGACATGTTCCCCGACAGGGCATCCGAACTGACCGCGAAGCTCTACGAAAGCATCCGCAGGCTCATGGCGCTCCCCGACGGCTGCCTCGTGCTCCCGGCGCACGGAGCGGGCTCCCTCTGCGGCAGGTCGATCGGCACCATGCCCGTGACGACGATAGGCTACGAGAAGGCGTCGAACCCCGTCCTCTCGATGGATGCTGGCGGCTTCGCAGCGGAGCTCGCGAAGGCCGGCCAGCCCGTCCCCGACCATTTCCTCAGGTGCGGACCGGTGAACGCCGCAGGTCCGGCCCTGCTGTCGGACCTCCCTCCGGCCCCGCCGCTTGGTTCCGACGACTTCGCCTCGAGGATCGAGGCCGGGGCCATCGTGGTCGACACGAGGAGCTACGATGCCTTCGGGGGCATGCATGTCCCGGGCTCCCTGTCGATAGACCTCGACGGCAACTTCTCGACGATGGCCGGATGGGTGGTGCCTCATCCGAGGAGCATCCTCGTCGTGGCCCAGCCTGGTCGGGCCGGGGAGGCACTCGCCTGCCTCAGGAGAGTCGGTCTCGACACCGTGGCCGGCACCCTGGCCGGCGGGATGTTCGCCTGGGCCCGCTCGGGCAAGCCTGTCAGCAGGGTCTACCAGGTCTCCCCCGGCGAGCTCGGCGCCATTCTCGACGGTGGCGACGGCTGGAAGCTGGTGGATGTCCGATCTCCCGCGGAGTATGCGGCCTTCCACCTGAAGGAGGCGGTCAACATCCCCGTGGCCGACCTCAGGACGAGGTCGCGCGAACTCGTCCCGACCACGCCGACGCTCGTGATGTGCGGCTCGGGCCGCCGTTCGATCCTCGGGGCGAGCATACTCCTTCGCGGCGGTCTCAAGACGGTGTTCAACCTCGCGGGCGGGCTGCCGGCGGCCGTCAGGAGCATGAAGAGGCTCGACGGCGTGATCGAAGGGGATCCCAAGAACCTCGTTTCGGGGTGACAGGCCGGGACTGCGGCGGATCCCGGTTCTCCCGGCCGCGATTGTCCCGAACCGGTGCGGGTCTATATTCCGATTCCGTGTCCAGTGGCTCGGTGCGTTCAACCGGAGGGGCGTCGATGCTGATCAACTACATCGCGATAGGGCTCTATACCGCCGTGATCGTCGTCATCGGCGTAATGGGCATGAGGAAGACCAGGTCGTTCGACGACTTCCTCCTGGGCGGGGGCAGGGTCGGCCCCTGGATGACCGCATTGTCATACGGCACGGCATACTTCTCTGCAGTCCTCTTCATCGGCTTCGCGGGCAAGATCGGGTGGGGCTTCGGCCTCTCGGCCCTCTGGGTGGCCGTCGGCAACACCCTGATCGGCACGCTGCTCGTCTGGCTCATTCTCGGGAACCGCATCAAGGAGACCACCACCGCCCTGGGAGTCAGGACGATGCCGGAGTACCTGGAGGCCAGGTACGGCAGCCCGTTCTTCAAGGGCTACACCGCCCTCGCGATCTTCGTATTCATGATCCCCTACACCGCGGCCGTGTTCATGGGCCTGAGCTACCTCTTCGAGGTGGCCTTCCACCTGCCCTACATCTACGTCCTGCTCTTCATGGGCGTGTTCACCGCGGTCTACATGGTGATGGGCGGCTACAGGTCGATGGCCATGATGGACGTGATCTTCGGTCTGATCATGACCGTGGGTGTGATCGTGCTGGTCTGGTTCTCGGTCTCCTACGGCGGAGGGCTCGACAGGATCGTTCAGGACCTGCGCGGGATCGACCCCGCCCTGGCTTCGCCCGTCGGGCCTCCGGGAGCGGTGCCGCTCTTCTCCCTGGTCTTCCTCACCAGTGTCGCGCCATTCGCCATGCCCCAGCTCCTCATCAAGTTCTACGCCGTGAAGGACAGGGCCACCATCAAGGTGGGCACCATCGCCTCGACCGTGTTCGCACTGCTGATAGCCGGCACCGCGTACTTCACCGGCTCCCTCACCAGGGTCTTCCTCGATCCGGTCTCGGCGCC includes:
- a CDS encoding M28 family peptidase, with amino-acid sequence MPRLMLALLAASAVASADGLYVMETGTGDLYAQEWTSDFDFYYVADGWALCSGAPEGAADLRFATLLDPSFRDPRDYAVVHAASPQGAVSAVGVGTPLYQNGDVTVVELSTSPASLPALPGIRLVQPLRETVLRAPVELYMPTRDGGMDDFVADIVSIVDETSFQTTIQDMQDYLTRYSSTDSYDTAALYVQDRLDDYGIPAELQYFDMGSYDCENVIGEIQGIEDSTKIVIICGHLDSTSPQSTTNAPGADDNASGSAAVVEAARAMSGFYFANTVRFVCFGGEEQGLYGSAYYAGQCAAAGEDIIAVFNMDMILYGPTGDASMWVPYNTSSTGLALAFDAICDTYVPALDVITEYSPGTTYSDHSSFWDQGYPAILGIENAFDANPYYHQTNDVLANYMSYFPFGTDCARGAIAAAAYFAEPLGGYGIEDGGSGSVPGSFVITGVGPNPSTGLITFGVSGSLAGPSYSVYDISGRVALRGDLAGEGTSFSIDVSALPAGVFVLEASSGGSSDTALFTVLR
- a CDS encoding MBL fold metallo-hydrolase, with amino-acid sequence MHLSWFFVEGIAHRSYLLGGDRSCAVVDPSRDVGIYTEAASRLGLRITHILETHLHADFISGHTDLAAATGAKIVAPAAARCGFDHAPVAEGDTVQIDRLRISVLDTPGHTPEHVSYVVTDLSRGGEPSAVFTGDTIFAGDTGRPDMFPDRASELTAKLYESIRRLMALPDGCLVLPAHGAGSLCGRSIGTMPVTTIGYEKASNPVLSMDAGGFAAELAKAGQPVPDHFLRCGPVNAAGPALLSDLPPAPPLGSDDFASRIEAGAIVVDTRSYDAFGGMHVPGSLSIDLDGNFSTMAGWVVPHPRSILVVAQPGRAGEALACLRRVGLDTVAGTLAGGMFAWARSGKPVSRVYQVSPGELGAILDGGDGWKLVDVRSPAEYAAFHLKEAVNIPVADLRTRSRELVPTTPTLVMCGSGRRSILGASILLRGGLKTVFNLAGGLPAAVRSMKRLDGVIEGDPKNLVSG